A single genomic interval of Camelina sativa cultivar DH55 chromosome 11, Cs, whole genome shotgun sequence harbors:
- the LOC104724212 gene encoding uncharacterized protein LOC104724212: MASQLLLPPNPFTKSVSAKVFFTGDYQGLNDLTLKKRSNQPAKVSNGFSIRAKATSRSTHNKSFVEIPKQWYNLVADLSVKPPPPLHPKTFEPIKPEDLSHLFPNELIKQEATQERFIDIPEEVLEIYKLWRPTPLIRAKRLEKLLQTPARIYFKYEGGSPAGSHKPNTAVPQAYYNAKEGVKNVVTETGAGQWGSSLAFASSLFGLDCEVWQVANSYHQKPYRRLMMQTWGAKVHPSPSDLTEAGRRILESDPSSPGSLGIAISEAVEVAARNEDTKYCLGSVLNHVLLHQTIIGEECIQQMENFGETPDVIIGCTGGGSNFAGLSFPFIREKLKGKMNPVIRAVEPSACPSLTKGVYAYDFGDTAGLTPLMKMHTLGHDFIPDPIHAGGLRYHGMAPLISHVYEQGFMEAISIPQIECFQGAIQFARTEGIIPAPEPTHAIAATIREALRCKETGEAKVILMAMCGHGHFDLTSYDKYLRGELIDLSFGEEKIRESLSKVPHVV, translated from the exons atggcCTCTCAATTGCTCTTGCCACCAAACCCATTCACTAAATCAGTCTCAGCTAAAGTTTTCTTTACAG gtGATTATCAAGGATTGAATGATTTAACGCTgaaaaaaagatcaaatcaaCCAGCAAAGGTTTCTAATGGATTTAGCATAAGAGCAAAAGCAACTTCGAGATCTACTCACAACAAATCATTCGTTGAGATTCCAAAACAATGGTACAATCTTGTCGCTGATCTTTCAGTGAAGCCTCCACCACCGTTGCATCCCAAGACTTTTGAACCGATCAAACCCGAAGATTTGTCACATCTTTTCCCTAATGAGTTGATTAAACAAGAAGCGACACAAGAGAGGTTTATTGATATCCCTGAGGAAGTTCTTGAAATCTATAAGCTTTGGCGTCCAACTCCTCTAAtcag aGCAAAGAGATTGGAGAAGCTTCTTCAGACACCTGCAAGGATTTACTTCAAGTATGAAGGTGGTAGCCCAGCTGGTTCACACAAACCCAACACAGCGGTTCCACAAGCTTATTACAACGCGAAAGAAGGCGTCAAGAACGTTGTGACAGAAACCGGTGCTGGCCAATGGGGCAGTTCTTTAGCATTTGCTTCTAGTCTCTTTGGCCTTGACTGCGAA GTATGGCAAGTAGCCAATTCGTATCACCAAAAGCCATATCGACGGTTGATGATGCAAACTTGGGGAGCAAAGGTTCATCCATCACCATCTGATCTCACTGAGGCTGGTCGAAGAATCCTCGAATCAGATCCATCAAGTCCAGGAAGTTTAGGCATTGCGATTTCAGAAGCTGTTGAAGTTGCTGCGAGAAACGAGGATACAAAATACTGTCTAGGGAGTGTACTGAACCATGTGTTGTTACACCAGACGATTATTGGAGAAGAATGCATTCAACAAATGGAAAATTTTGGCGAAACACCTGATGTGATTATAGGGTGTACTGGTGGAGGATCAAATTTTGCTGGTTTGAGTTTTCCTTTTATCCGGGAGAAACTCAAAGGCAAGATGAATCCTGTTATAAGAGCGGTTGAGCCCTCGGCTTGTCCTTCCCTGACCAAAGGGGTTTACGCTTATGATTTCGGCGATACGGCTGGATTAACTCCTTTGATGAAGATGCATACTTTAGGACATGACTTCATTCCTGATCCTATTCACGCCG GTGGATTACGGTACCATGGAATGGCTCCCTTGATTTCACATGTTTATGAACAAGGTTTCATGGAAGCAATCTCAATTCCTCAAATCGAATGTTTCCAAG GTGCAATTCAGTTTGCAAGAACAGAAGGTATAATACCTGCACCCGAACCGACTCACGCCATTGCTGCAACCATAAGAGAAGCTCTCCGATGCAAAGAAACAGGAGAAGCAAAAGTGATACTGATGGCGATGTGTGGACATGGCCACTTCGACCTTACCTCTTATGACAAGTATTTACGAGGCGAATTGATAGACTTATCGTTCGGCGAAGAGAAGATACGAGAGTCTCTGTCCAAGGTTCCTCATGTTGTTTAG
- the LOC104724213 gene encoding jacalin-related lectin 16-like isoform X1 has protein sequence MIQRLETVGSKVQEKTWDDGSEHDDVTAIYVSFTDDRVRDFCVDYITDGQSENGLYKTPLSPNFTMTFNINHRENEYLQSFEGYFDGGTIRALQFKTNLKVSQMMGYIYGTKFSLAVDGKKIIGFHGSFSNYYPSLESLGAYFTGIAPTRMEARGGKGGTKWDDGSPDHEGVTKIEIRSGVEGIQYIKFEYVINGKTKHGPIRGRSGKGIPLPLFEINHFKNEYLVSVDGYYNEGSGIIQGLQFKTNINTSEMMGFEIGKRFSIASPGKKITGFHGYAGKNLNSLGAYFQTLPITKLEVQGNGSNFNWDDGAYDGVRKVYVYHDSNYVNSIAFDYENSGRVVTRKHGTNNGKVNQEKEFVVNFPNEYITSVGGTFVDRGGITSLTFKTSKGRISPTYGTLSNGSHTKLVLENNGCALVGFYGSSYGLINSLGAYFSPTPPPPAGEKLEALGGSTGGDGGASWDDGSNFDGVRKIYIGKGEVSIAFVKFMYNKDTAVVIGADHGSNTLHGVEEFELDYPSEYITTVEGNYDIVHGSDDLNVILMLRFKTNKRTSPAFGFGKISSFVHHKKGYKIVGFHGISGNMLQQIGVHVLPITDEASTSN, from the exons ATGATCCAAAGATTGGAAACGGTAGGGTCTAAGGTTCAAGAGAAAACGTGGGATGATGGATCCGAGCATGATGATGTTACAGCTATATATGTCTCATTTACTGATGACAGGGTAAGAGATTTTTGTGTCGACTATATCACTGATGGACAGTCGGAAAATGGATTATACAAGACTCCCTTGTCACCAAATTTCACCATGACG TTTAATATCAACCATCGGGAAAATGAATATCTCCAATCTTTTGAGGGTTACTTTGACGGTGGTACAATCCGTGCTCTTCAGTTCAAAACTAATTTGAAGGTATCTCAAATGATGGGATATATCTATGGAACTAAGTTTTCACTAGCAGTCGATGGAAAGAAGATTATTGGATTTCACGGATCTT TTTCCAACTACTATCCATCACTGGAATCACTTGGAGCATATTTCACTGGGATTGCACCTACTAGAATGGAGGCGAGAGGGGGAAAGGGAGGCACAAAGTGGGATGATGGATCCCCTGACCATGAGGGTGTTACAAAGATTGAGATACGAAGTGGCGTCGAAGGCATACAATACATTAAGTTTGAGTATGTCATAAATGGAAAGACAAAACATGGGCCAATCCGTGGTCGCTCGGGTAAAGGCATCCCACTACCGTTG tttgAAATTAACCATTTCAAGAATGAATATCTAGTCTCAGTTGACGGTTACTATAATGAGGGGTCAGGGATCATTCAAGGACTTCAATTCAAGACGAACATTAATACTTCTGAAATGATGGGATTTGAAATAGGTAAAAGGTTTTCAATTGCATCCCCTGGTAAGAAGATCACTGGGTTTCATGGATATGCCGGGAAGAATTTAAATTCTCTTGGAGCATATTTCCAAACACTTCCTATTACTAAACTAGAAGTACAAGGAAATGGTTCAAATTTTAATTGGGATGATGGTGCTTACGATGGCGTAAGAAAGGTTTACGTTTATCATGATAGCAATTATGTAAATTCTATTGCCTTCGATTACGAAAACAGCGGAAGAGTGGTAACGCGTAAGCACGGGACAAATAATGGAAAAGTTAATCAAGAAAAAGAG TTTGTGGTCAACTTTCCAAATGAATATATCACATCGGTGGGAGGGACTTTTGTAGATCGAGGAGGGATTACATCGCTGACATTCAAAACATCCAAAGGGAGAATTTCTCCAACATATGGAACCCTCTCGAATGGAAGTCATACCAAACTCGTGCTTGAGAACAACGGTTGCGCTCTTGTTGGCTTTTATGGATCATCTTATGGTTTAATTAATAGTCT TGGAGCATATTTTTCTCCGACACCTCCACCTCCCGCTGGAGAGAAACTAGAAGCACTAGGTGGCAGTACTGGTGGTGATGGAGGTGCTTCATGGGACGATGGGAGTAATTTTGATGGTGttagaaagatatatataggaaaagGCGAGGTTTCTATTGCATTCGTCAAGTTTATGTATAACAAGGACACCGCGGTGGTGATTGGAGCTGATCATGGTAGCAACACACTACATGGAGTTGAAGAG TTTGAGCTGGACTATCCAAGTGAATACATCACAACAGTGGAGGGAAATTATGATATAGTACATGGAAGTGATGACCTTAATGTTATACTGATGCTTAGGTTCAAGACTAACAAACGAACCTCTCCAGCTTTTGGATTCGGTAAAATATCAAGCTTTGTCCACCATAAAAAAGGCTACAAGATCGTTGGATTCCATGGAATATCCGGTAACATGCTTCAACAAATTGGGGTCCATGTCCTACCCATTACCGATGAAGCATCTACATCAAATTGA
- the LOC104724213 gene encoding jacalin-related lectin 16-like isoform X2, translated as MIQRLETVGSKVQEKTWDDGSEHDDVTAIYVSFTDDRVRDFCVDYITDGQSENGLYKTPLSPNFTMTFNINHRENEYLQSFEGYFDGGTIRALQFKTNLKVSQMMGYIYGTKFSLAVDGKKIIGFHGSFSNYYPSLESLGAYFTGIAPTRMEARGGKGGTKWDDGSPDHEGVTKIEIRSGVEGIQYIKFEYVINGKTKHGPIRGRSGKGIPLPLFEINHFKNEYLVSVDGYYNEGSGIIQGLQFKTNINTSEMMGFEIGKRFSIASPGKKITGFHGYAGKNLNSLGAYFQTLPITKLEVQGNGSNFNWDDGAYDGVRKVYVYHDSNYVNSIAFDYENSGRVVTRKHGTNNGKVNQEKEFVVNFPNEYITSVGGTFVDRGGITSLTFKTSKGRISPTYGTLSNGSHTKLVLENNGCALVGFYGSSYGLINSLGAYFSPTPPPPAGEKLEALGGSNDGDGSASWDDGSNFDGVRKIYIGKGEVSIAFVKFLYNKDSAVVIGADHGSNTLHGVEEFELDYPSEYITTVEGNYDIVHGSDDLNVILMLRFKTNKRTSPAFGFGKISSFVHHKKGYKIVGFHGISGNMLQQIGVHVLPITDEASTSN; from the exons ATGATCCAAAGATTGGAAACGGTAGGGTCTAAGGTTCAAGAGAAAACGTGGGATGATGGATCCGAGCATGATGATGTTACAGCTATATATGTCTCATTTACTGATGACAGGGTAAGAGATTTTTGTGTCGACTATATCACTGATGGACAGTCGGAAAATGGATTATACAAGACTCCCTTGTCACCAAATTTCACCATGACG TTTAATATCAACCATCGGGAAAATGAATATCTCCAATCTTTTGAGGGTTACTTTGACGGTGGTACAATCCGTGCTCTTCAGTTCAAAACTAATTTGAAGGTATCTCAAATGATGGGATATATCTATGGAACTAAGTTTTCACTAGCAGTCGATGGAAAGAAGATTATTGGATTTCACGGATCTT TTTCCAACTACTATCCATCACTGGAATCACTTGGAGCATATTTCACTGGGATTGCACCTACTAGAATGGAGGCGAGAGGGGGAAAGGGAGGCACAAAGTGGGATGATGGATCCCCTGACCATGAGGGTGTTACAAAGATTGAGATACGAAGTGGCGTCGAAGGCATACAATACATTAAGTTTGAGTATGTCATAAATGGAAAGACAAAACATGGGCCAATCCGTGGTCGCTCGGGTAAAGGCATCCCACTACCGTTG tttgAAATTAACCATTTCAAGAATGAATATCTAGTCTCAGTTGACGGTTACTATAATGAGGGGTCAGGGATCATTCAAGGACTTCAATTCAAGACGAACATTAATACTTCTGAAATGATGGGATTTGAAATAGGTAAAAGGTTTTCAATTGCATCCCCTGGTAAGAAGATCACTGGGTTTCATGGATATGCCGGGAAGAATTTAAATTCTCTTGGAGCATATTTCCAAACACTTCCTATTACTAAACTAGAAGTACAAGGAAATGGTTCAAATTTTAATTGGGATGATGGTGCTTACGATGGCGTAAGAAAGGTTTACGTTTATCATGATAGCAATTATGTAAATTCTATTGCCTTCGATTACGAAAACAGCGGAAGAGTGGTAACGCGTAAGCACGGGACAAATAATGGAAAAGTTAATCAAGAAAAAGAG TTTGTGGTCAACTTTCCAAATGAATATATCACATCGGTGGGAGGGACTTTTGTAGATCGAGGAGGGATTACATCGCTGACATTCAAAACATCCAAAGGGAGAATTTCTCCAACATATGGAACCCTCTCGAATGGAAGTCATACCAAACTCGTGCTTGAGAACAACGGTTGCGCTCTTGTTGGCTTTTATGGATCATCTTATGGTTTAATTAATAGTCTTGGAGCATATTTTTCTCCGACACCTCCACCTCCCGCTGGAGAGAAACTAGAAGCACTAGGTGGCAGTAATGATGGTGATGGAAGTGCTTCATGGGACGATGGGAGTAATTTTGATGGTGttagaaagatatatataggaaaagGCGAGGTTTCTATTGCATTCGTCAAGTTTCTGTATAACAAGGACAGCGCGGTGGTGATTGGAGCTGATCATGGTAGCAACACACTACATGGAGTTGAAGAG TTTGAGCTGGACTATCCAAGTGAATACATCACAACAGTGGAGGGAAATTATGATATAGTACATGGAAGTGATGACCTTAATGTTATACTGATGCTTAGGTTCAAGACTAACAAACGAACCTCTCCAGCTTTTGGATTCGGTAAAATATCAAGCTTTGTCCACCATAAAAAAGGCTACAAGATCGTTGGATTCCATGGAATATCCGGTAACATGCTTCAACAAATTGGGGTCCATGTCCTACCCATTACCGATGAAGCATCTACATCAAATTGA